The following coding sequences are from one Gossypium hirsutum isolate 1008001.06 chromosome A12, Gossypium_hirsutum_v2.1, whole genome shotgun sequence window:
- the LOC107932580 gene encoding protein EARLY-RESPONSIVE TO DEHYDRATION 7, chloroplastic, translating into MYSSPPEHPSSLYPQVDLSNPDATSSSPSSSSSLYPSLDMKDLAENLFPDDATALHTHQDSAEQLLLKVPGAIVHLIERETSVELACGDLCIVSLLQGDNVVAVFARLGDDIQWPLAKDEPVVKLDASHYFFTLRVPSNGSFEDGKDSNQTEDVLNYGLTIAAKGQEGLLKELDRILETYSCFSVQQVKGIENWNLVDARNVAPEELNRKEKRDLIVGSAMAYWTTLAPNVEDYNGSIAKAIASGSGYVVKGILWCGDVTVDRLKWGNDFLSKRIKSGSTSEISPEALRRMKRVKKLTKMSEKVATGILSGVVKVSGFFTGSIVNSKVGKKFFNLLPGEIVLASLDGFNKVCDAVEVAGRNVMSTTSVVTTGLVSQRYGEKAGKVTNEGLDAAGHAIGTAWAVFKIRKALNPKSVFKPTTLAKAAAQANAAELKSKNNK; encoded by the exons ATGTATTCTTCTCCTCCAGAACATCCGTCCTCTCTTTACCCACAGGTCGATCTTTCAAACCCAGACGCcacttcttcttctccttcttcctcGTCTTCTTTGTACCCTTCTTTGGACATGAAAGATTTAGCCGAAAACCTCTTCCCTGACGACGCCACCGCCTTGCACACCCACCAAGATTCTGCTGAACAACTCCTCCTCAAGGTTCCTGGTGCCATTGTTCACCTTATTGAGCGAGAAACAAGCGTTGAGCTTGCTTGTGGTGACCTCTGTATTGTTAGTCTCCTTCAAGGCGACAACGTTGTTGCTGTTTTTGCTCGCCTTGGTGACGATATTCAATGGCCTTTGGCTAAAGATGAGCCTGTTGTGAAACTTGATGCTTCCCACTATTTCTTTACTCTTAGAGTGCCATCGAATGGGTCGTTTGAAGACGGAAAAGATTCTAATCAAACCGAGGATGTTTTGAACTATGGTCTGACAATAGCTGCAAAAGGGCAAGAGGGTTTGTTGAAGGAACTTGATAGAATCTTGGAAACTTACAGTTGCTTTTCGGTGCAACAAGTGAAAGGGATAGAGAACTGGAATCTTGTGGATGCGAGAAATGTGGCGCCCGAAGAGTTGAATAGAAAGGAAAAAAGGGACTTAATCGTGGGAAGTGCAATGGCGTATTGGACGACTCTGGCGCCCAATGTTGAAGACTATAACGGGTCTATAGCAAAGGCAATAGCATCGGGGTCAGGGTACGTTGTGAAGGGGATTTTGTGGTGCGGCGATGTCACTGTTGATAGGTTGAAATGGGGCAATGATTTCTTGAGTAAGAGGATAAAGTCAGGTTCAACCTCTGAGATCTCTCCAGAGGCCTTGAGAAGGATGAAAAG GGTTAAGAAGTTAACAAAGATGTCAGAGAAAGTGGCCACTGGAATTCTTTCAGGTGTGGTTAAAGTGTCTGGATTCTTCACAGGTTCAATTGTTAACTCCAAAGTTGGTAAGAAATTTTTCAACCTGCTGCCTGGAGAAATCGTTCTTGCTTCCTTGGATGGATTTA ATAAGGTTTGCGATGCAGTTGAAGTAGCAGGAAGGAATGTCATGTCTACCACATCTGTTGTGACAACAGGACTTGTTTCACAAAG GTATGGAGAAAAGGCAGGAAAGGTTACAAATGAAGGGCTTGATGCGGCAGGACATGCAATTGGGACAGCTTGGGCTGTGTTTAAGATTAGAAAGGCTCTTAATCCCAAGAGTGTCTTCAAACCCACAACTCTTGCAAAAGCTGCTGCACAGGCTAATGCTGCTGAATTGAAGTCCAAAAataacaagtaa